A section of the Rhizomicrobium sp. genome encodes:
- the ribC gene encoding riboflavin synthase → MTKKLGIVDTSFARIDMGGIALEYLNDSAGDDIACVRVTVPGFKDLAVEAKRLVEEDRCDMVLAMGWSGGAALDANSAQIASAGIMLAQLLTGRHILEVFVHADEAPNDETRLRAIAEGRVRGHCENALRMLRDRFALVGRAGTGRRQGERDAGPLPLQGR, encoded by the coding sequence ATGACGAAGAAACTGGGAATTGTCGATACGAGCTTCGCGCGAATCGACATGGGCGGCATCGCCCTCGAATACCTCAACGACTCGGCCGGCGACGATATCGCATGCGTCCGGGTGACCGTTCCCGGCTTCAAGGACCTCGCGGTCGAAGCGAAGCGGCTGGTGGAAGAGGATCGCTGCGACATGGTCCTGGCGATGGGCTGGTCCGGCGGCGCCGCGCTCGACGCCAACTCGGCGCAGATCGCTTCGGCCGGGATCATGCTGGCGCAGCTTCTGACCGGACGCCACATCCTCGAAGTCTTCGTCCATGCCGACGAGGCCCCGAACGACGAGACGCGGCTTCGCGCGATTGCCGAGGGCCGGGTGCGCGGCCATTGCGAGAACGCGCTGCGGATGCTGCGCGACCGGTTCGCGCTGGTCGGCCGCGCCGGCACGGGCCGCCGGCAGGGCGAGCGCGATGCGGGTCCGCTTCCGCTCCAAGGGCGTTGA
- the ribB gene encoding 3,4-dihydroxy-2-butanone-4-phosphate synthase: protein MGQAHGGPARVSHAAHKSAVLPEAAFQVLLETLGQMARGNVVAVTPLEASLTTQQAAELLGVSRPHLVKLLESGAIPYRKTGKHRRVSLSDLNAYRSPNHAAAEGLMKLDTVDDAIRAIARGEMVVVVDDDDRENEGDLIVAASKVTTEQVAFMVRHTSGILCAPLTRERAQHLQLEPMVRENSAPLRTAFTVSVDYRDGLTTGVSASERTNTVRALANGNVAAGDFVRPGHVFPLISEEGGVLMRSGHTEATTDLARLAGLPPIGLLGELVNDDGTLKRLPQLVAFAREHGLAIVSIADLIAYRRAREKLVRRISEFEIATEIGPTKAVAYATAFDTVQHLALVFGDIQTGRPVPVRIHRQEVISDVFGQTPNLISAALRIMKAEGGGVLVYLREGASGVAAPAWSDPPAAAHRSEVRREKQWREVGIGAQILKDLGLGAIKLLTTHRLDYAGLAGFDIQIAESEIIGSQASGEPG, encoded by the coding sequence TTGGGTCAGGCCCATGGCGGCCCGGCGCGGGTTTCGCACGCCGCGCACAAATCCGCCGTGCTGCCCGAAGCGGCGTTCCAGGTCCTGCTCGAAACCCTCGGCCAGATGGCGCGCGGCAACGTCGTCGCCGTCACGCCGCTGGAGGCGAGCCTGACCACGCAGCAGGCCGCGGAGCTTCTGGGCGTGTCGCGGCCGCATCTGGTGAAATTGCTGGAATCGGGCGCCATTCCCTATCGCAAGACCGGCAAGCACAGGCGCGTCAGCCTGAGCGACCTCAATGCCTATCGCTCACCGAACCACGCCGCGGCGGAGGGACTCATGAAGCTCGACACGGTGGATGACGCGATCCGGGCGATCGCGCGCGGCGAGATGGTCGTCGTGGTCGATGACGACGACCGGGAGAACGAAGGCGATCTGATCGTCGCCGCGTCGAAGGTCACGACCGAGCAGGTCGCCTTCATGGTCCGCCACACCAGCGGCATCCTGTGCGCCCCCCTCACGCGGGAACGCGCGCAGCACCTGCAACTGGAGCCCATGGTGCGCGAGAACAGCGCGCCGCTGCGGACCGCCTTCACCGTCTCGGTGGACTACCGGGACGGACTGACCACCGGCGTTTCCGCAAGCGAGCGCACCAACACCGTCCGCGCCCTGGCGAACGGCAATGTGGCGGCGGGCGATTTCGTGCGCCCCGGCCATGTCTTCCCGCTGATCTCCGAGGAGGGCGGGGTGCTCATGCGCTCGGGCCACACCGAAGCGACGACGGACCTCGCGCGTCTCGCGGGCCTGCCGCCAATCGGCCTCCTGGGCGAGCTCGTCAACGACGACGGCACGCTCAAGCGGCTCCCGCAGCTCGTCGCCTTCGCCAGGGAGCACGGGCTGGCGATCGTCTCGATCGCCGATCTGATCGCCTATCGCCGGGCGCGCGAGAAGCTGGTCCGGCGGATTTCGGAGTTTGAAATCGCCACGGAAATCGGACCAACGAAGGCGGTCGCCTATGCGACGGCGTTCGACACCGTGCAGCATCTCGCCCTGGTGTTCGGCGACATTCAAACCGGTAGGCCGGTCCCGGTGCGCATCCACCGCCAGGAGGTGATTTCCGACGTCTTCGGGCAGACGCCCAATCTCATTTCCGCGGCCCTGCGGATCATGAAAGCGGAAGGCGGCGGCGTGCTGGTCTATCTGCGCGAAGGCGCGTCGGGCGTCGCCGCGCCGGCTTGGAGCGATCCGCCCGCCGCCGCGCATCGCAGCGAAGTCCGGCGCGAGAAGCAATGGCGCGAGGTCGGGATCGGGGCCCAGATACTGAAGGATCTGGGGCTGGGCGCGATCAAGCTCCTCACCACGCACCGGCTGGACTATGCCGGCCTCGCGGGCTTCGACATCCAGATCGCCGAGAGCGAGATCATCGGTTCGCAAGCTTCGGGCGAACCCGGCTGA
- a CDS encoding dienelactone hydrolase family protein — protein sequence MDKDQTFALPRRAFVGTLVAGFTLAAGPVSAAAIVTDTNGLDAGEVSIPVSDGHIPAYRARPSAKKDAAIVLVVQEVFGVHEHIKDLCRRLAHAGYYAIAPSLYARQGDPGKYDMAHVGDLLNDIVAKVPDAEVMSDLDSTVAFAKGEGADTVRLAVTGFCWGGRIVWLYAAHNHAVKAGAAWYGPLAGTDNDLHPHTAIELAGAVKAPVLGLYAGLDQNITAGDVEAMRKALAASGNTTSRIDVFADAQHGFNADYRPSYNEKDAKEGWARMLAWFKANGVS from the coding sequence ATGGATAAAGACCAGACCTTCGCCCTTCCGCGCCGCGCCTTCGTCGGCACGCTGGTGGCCGGCTTCACGCTGGCGGCCGGCCCCGTCAGCGCCGCCGCCATCGTCACGGACACGAACGGCCTCGACGCGGGGGAGGTCTCGATCCCCGTGTCCGACGGCCATATCCCCGCCTATCGCGCGCGCCCCTCGGCCAAAAAGGACGCCGCCATCGTGCTGGTGGTGCAGGAGGTGTTCGGCGTGCACGAGCACATCAAGGACCTTTGCCGCCGTCTCGCCCATGCCGGCTATTACGCCATCGCGCCGTCGCTCTATGCCCGCCAGGGCGATCCCGGAAAGTACGACATGGCCCATGTCGGCGACCTGCTGAACGACATCGTCGCCAAGGTGCCGGATGCGGAGGTGATGAGCGACCTCGATTCCACCGTCGCCTTCGCGAAGGGGGAGGGCGCCGACACCGTCCGGCTCGCCGTCACCGGCTTCTGCTGGGGCGGACGCATCGTCTGGCTCTATGCCGCGCACAATCACGCGGTGAAGGCGGGCGCCGCGTGGTACGGCCCGCTCGCCGGCACCGACAACGATCTGCATCCGCACACCGCGATCGAACTGGCGGGCGCGGTGAAGGCGCCGGTGCTCGGCCTCTATGCCGGCCTCGACCAGAACATCACGGCTGGGGACGTCGAAGCCATGCGCAAGGCGCTGGCGGCGTCCGGCAACACGACCTCGCGCATCGACGTCTTCGCGGATGCCCAGCACGGCTTCAACGCCGATTATCGTCCCAGCTACAACGAGAAGGACGCGAAAGAGGGCTGGGCCAGGATGCTCGCCTGGTTCAAGGCGAACGGCGTCAGCTGA
- a CDS encoding PAS domain S-box protein, whose protein sequence is MKSTTRTDIAPAGQAIPYAGEAVVSRDRYFRKVLDELPAAIYTTDASGRITYYNRAAASLWGHSPPLGTSEWCGSWKLYWPDGTPLPHGACPMAIAVKERRIVRGMEAIAERPDGTRVPFLPYPTPLFDDAGTLIGAVNMLVEISEFKKAEEIRERLSAIVESSDDAIVGKDLNGIISSWNRAAERVFGYTADEVVGRHISILIPQDRLDEEAVILSKIRRNERVDHYETIRRRKDGSPIELSITVSPIKDSSGRVIGASKIARDISERRRAQEQQELLLGEMKHRTRNFVAVVDAIARQSRPKDAPEAQAVLDMFVGRLRALLSSGEIVVGSASRQASLQQLFEMALQPFVDPNQAQIAMGGPHVEVSETTAGGLALAVHELATNAIKYGALKTAAGRVSLHWSVDDAGRVAIEWTERGGEPIVSVPTRSGFGSRVIKSAVAAEQNGSTSLLFEPEGVCCRFEFQTRAD, encoded by the coding sequence ATGAAGAGCACGACGCGTACAGACATAGCGCCAGCGGGGCAAGCCATTCCCTATGCAGGCGAAGCGGTCGTTTCGCGCGACCGGTACTTCCGCAAGGTTCTCGACGAGCTTCCGGCCGCGATTTATACGACCGACGCGTCGGGCCGCATCACCTACTACAATCGGGCAGCCGCCTCGCTTTGGGGGCACAGCCCGCCGCTCGGGACGAGCGAGTGGTGCGGTTCGTGGAAACTCTATTGGCCCGACGGCACGCCGCTTCCGCATGGCGCCTGTCCGATGGCCATCGCCGTCAAGGAGCGGCGGATCGTGCGCGGCATGGAGGCCATCGCCGAGCGGCCCGACGGGACGCGCGTGCCGTTCCTTCCCTACCCCACGCCGCTGTTCGACGACGCCGGCACGCTGATCGGCGCCGTGAACATGCTGGTGGAGATCAGCGAGTTCAAGAAGGCGGAGGAAATCCGCGAGCGCCTGTCCGCGATCGTGGAGTCGTCCGACGATGCGATCGTCGGCAAGGACCTCAACGGGATAATTTCGAGCTGGAACCGGGCGGCGGAGCGCGTGTTCGGGTATACGGCGGACGAGGTCGTGGGGCGGCACATCTCCATTCTCATCCCGCAGGACCGCCTCGACGAGGAAGCGGTCATCCTCAGCAAGATCCGGCGCAACGAGCGCGTCGATCACTACGAGACCATCCGCCGCCGCAAGGACGGCAGCCCGATCGAGCTTTCGATCACGGTGTCGCCGATCAAGGATTCGAGCGGACGGGTGATCGGCGCGTCCAAGATCGCCCGGGACATTTCGGAGCGCCGGCGCGCGCAGGAGCAGCAAGAACTTCTTCTGGGCGAGATGAAGCACCGCACCCGCAATTTCGTGGCGGTGGTCGATGCCATCGCGCGGCAGTCGCGCCCCAAGGACGCGCCGGAAGCGCAAGCCGTGCTCGATATGTTCGTCGGGCGGCTGCGCGCCCTTCTGTCCAGCGGCGAAATCGTCGTCGGCTCGGCGTCGCGGCAGGCCTCGCTCCAGCAGCTGTTCGAGATGGCGCTGCAGCCTTTCGTCGATCCCAATCAGGCGCAGATCGCCATGGGCGGACCGCATGTCGAAGTGTCGGAGACGACCGCCGGCGGCCTTGCCCTGGCGGTCCACGAACTCGCGACGAACGCGATCAAATACGGCGCCCTCAAGACGGCGGCGGGGCGGGTTTCCCTGCACTGGTCCGTGGACGATGCGGGGCGCGTCGCGATCGAATGGACGGAGCGCGGCGGAGAGCCCATCGTGAGCGTCCCCACGCGAAGCGGATTCGGAAGCCGCGTCATCAAATCCGCGGTGGCCGCGGAGCAGAACGGCAGCACCAGCCTGCTCTTCGAGCCGGAGGGCGTTTGCTGCCGGTTCGAGTTCCAGACGCGCGCGGATTGA
- the nhaA gene encoding Na+/H+ antiporter NhaA → MTESQRTRLQRPVDRARDHVRGDVGRRDAVQVVLYGDYLCPYCRRLGHIIARLRGALGDKLAYAYRHFPNERAHPGAHFISRVAEAAGRQGRFWEMHDALYGADPLTPELARKLARDIGLDMAQFERDLEDEALAARVEEDLEEGRRNGVTGTPSFFIDGQRYDGAWDFHSMLEELQRPVAAQISRSAKAFANLPASAGLILLLAAAAAILCANSSLSTYYHAFIHMPFGVGVKDGALSMPVGEWFSEGLLAIFFLLVGLEIRRELTEGSLTDLRAAALPVLCAVGGVLVPTAIYLALNQGPTARGWSVPTATDIAFALGVLALLGPSVPTGLRVFVAALAVVDDILSVLTLAIFYPRAFELGWMGAAVCGIVALAALNRFRVYALWPYLVATVFLWVALHGAGVHGALAGIFLAGFLPTRPAPAAGPLLAQAATALAALEQAERETEDKTALMQEPIWDWASRNLAAASDRLRSPAEQVERAVAPWSSYVVLPLFAFSATGVSLAADLSAPGAGPVLAGVVLGLVLGKPIGIGLAALGAVWSGLGRMPEDVSVRGFIGAACLCGIGDTVALLLADQAFPAGADSQIAKIGVLIGSGLAAALGAAIIAVKPLPRQTELA, encoded by the coding sequence ATGACCGAATCCCAACGGACAAGACTGCAGCGCCCCGTGGACCGCGCGCGCGACCATGTGCGCGGCGACGTGGGCAGGCGCGACGCCGTACAGGTCGTTCTCTATGGCGACTATCTGTGTCCCTATTGCCGGCGGCTGGGCCATATCATCGCCCGGCTGCGCGGCGCGCTGGGCGACAAGCTGGCCTATGCCTATCGCCACTTCCCAAACGAGAGGGCCCATCCCGGGGCGCATTTCATCTCCCGCGTCGCCGAAGCCGCCGGCCGCCAGGGCCGCTTCTGGGAGATGCACGACGCGCTCTACGGCGCCGATCCGCTGACGCCGGAGCTTGCCCGCAAGCTGGCGCGCGACATCGGCCTGGACATGGCGCAGTTCGAGCGCGACCTCGAAGACGAGGCGCTGGCGGCGCGGGTCGAGGAAGACCTCGAGGAAGGGCGGCGCAACGGCGTGACCGGCACGCCGTCCTTCTTCATCGACGGGCAGCGCTATGACGGGGCGTGGGATTTCCATTCCATGCTGGAGGAGCTGCAGCGCCCGGTCGCCGCCCAGATCAGCCGCTCGGCGAAAGCCTTCGCCAACCTGCCGGCCTCGGCCGGACTGATCCTGCTGCTGGCGGCGGCGGCGGCGATCCTCTGCGCCAACTCGTCGTTGAGCACGTACTACCACGCCTTCATCCACATGCCGTTCGGCGTCGGCGTGAAGGACGGCGCGCTGTCCATGCCGGTGGGCGAGTGGTTCTCCGAAGGATTGCTCGCGATCTTCTTCCTGCTCGTCGGGCTCGAAATCCGGCGCGAGCTGACGGAAGGATCGCTGACCGACCTGCGGGCCGCGGCGCTGCCGGTGCTCTGCGCGGTCGGCGGCGTGCTGGTGCCGACGGCGATCTATCTGGCGCTCAACCAAGGCCCCACCGCGCGCGGCTGGTCGGTGCCGACGGCGACCGACATCGCCTTCGCGCTCGGCGTGCTGGCGCTGCTCGGGCCCAGCGTGCCGACGGGGCTGCGCGTCTTCGTCGCCGCGCTGGCGGTGGTCGACGACATCCTGTCGGTGCTGACGCTGGCGATCTTCTATCCGCGCGCCTTCGAGCTCGGCTGGATGGGGGCGGCGGTGTGCGGAATCGTGGCGCTGGCGGCGCTCAACCGCTTCCGCGTCTATGCGCTGTGGCCCTATCTCGTGGCGACGGTGTTCCTGTGGGTGGCGCTGCACGGTGCCGGCGTGCATGGCGCGCTGGCCGGCATCTTCCTCGCGGGCTTCCTGCCGACGCGGCCGGCGCCGGCGGCGGGGCCGCTGCTGGCGCAGGCGGCGACCGCGCTCGCCGCGCTGGAACAGGCCGAGCGCGAGACCGAGGACAAGACCGCGCTGATGCAGGAGCCGATCTGGGACTGGGCGAGCCGCAACCTCGCCGCGGCAAGCGACAGGCTGCGCTCGCCGGCCGAGCAGGTCGAGCGCGCGGTGGCGCCGTGGAGTTCTTATGTCGTGCTGCCGCTGTTCGCGTTCTCGGCGACGGGGGTGAGTCTGGCGGCCGATCTTTCGGCGCCGGGGGCCGGTCCTGTGCTGGCCGGCGTGGTGCTGGGGCTGGTGCTGGGCAAGCCGATCGGCATCGGCCTCGCGGCGCTGGGCGCGGTGTGGAGCGGGCTGGGGCGCATGCCCGAGGATGTGAGCGTGCGCGGCTTCATCGGCGCGGCCTGCCTGTGCGGCATCGGCGATACGGTGGCGCTGCTGCTGGCGGACCAGGCCTTCCCGGCCGGGGCGGACTCGCAGATCGCCAAGATCGGTGTTCTGATCGGCTCAGGGCTGGCGGCGGCGCTGGGCGCGGCGATCATCGCGGTCAAGCCGCTGCCGCGGCAGACGGAATTGGCGTGA
- the ribA gene encoding GTP cyclohydrolase II RibA, with protein MGLTQDTLGRLRQRDLGSGRNFPVSGHLQPACFVCIVCMIFEIFEKAILGAAMTRIEIDGPADRSPKIAETVAIPIARIRSTVRFCSFTGLDEQKEHLLIIVGEPDRTAAPLVRVHSECLTGDLFGSLRCDCGQQLTGALERMSSQGGFLVYLRQEGRGIGLYKKLSAYRLQDEGFDTFAANRELGLPADLRDYSAAAAMLRAAGATEIRLITDNPDKIAQLEKHGIVVRERVATPAYLTPYNGRYIAAKRAAFPTLSD; from the coding sequence ATGGGCCTGACCCAAGACACGCTTGGCCGCCTGCGCCAGCGCGACCTCGGATCTGGTCGGAATTTCCCCGTATCGGGCCATTTACAGCCGGCCTGTTTCGTTTGTATCGTATGTATGATATTCGAAATATTCGAAAAGGCAATCCTTGGGGCGGCAATGACACGGATCGAGATCGATGGGCCGGCGGATCGCTCCCCGAAAATCGCGGAGACCGTCGCGATTCCGATCGCGCGGATTCGCAGCACGGTCCGGTTTTGCAGTTTCACCGGGCTGGACGAACAGAAAGAGCATCTGCTGATCATCGTCGGCGAGCCGGACCGGACGGCGGCGCCCCTGGTGCGCGTGCATTCCGAATGCCTGACGGGCGATCTGTTCGGGTCGCTGCGCTGCGATTGCGGCCAGCAATTGACCGGCGCGCTGGAGCGCATGTCTTCGCAGGGTGGCTTCCTCGTCTACTTGCGCCAGGAAGGCAGAGGAATCGGTCTCTACAAAAAATTGTCCGCCTACCGCTTGCAAGACGAAGGCTTCGATACCTTCGCGGCGAACCGCGAACTCGGATTGCCGGCGGATCTGCGGGACTATTCCGCGGCGGCGGCCATGCTGCGCGCCGCGGGGGCGACGGAAATACGCCTGATCACGGACAACCCCGACAAGATCGCGCAATTGGAGAAGCACGGCATTGTCGTGCGCGAGCGCGTGGCGACACCGGCTTATCTCACGCCCTATAACGGCAGATATATCGCGGCGAAGCGGGCAGCCTTTCCGACTTTGTCTGACTGA
- a CDS encoding DoxX family protein: MNWSVEHFAQGLAAIFAVAAAVHLFGPRALREAYARWRYPSGFREVTGTLLALAAALLSLHGTRLVGLGVAAFVMFLSATTLLHHRQYRYAAPLIALLFALIPVSLAGPV; this comes from the coding sequence GTGAACTGGTCGGTCGAACATTTTGCACAAGGGCTCGCGGCGATCTTCGCCGTCGCGGCGGCCGTGCATCTGTTCGGGCCGCGCGCGCTGCGCGAGGCCTATGCGCGCTGGCGCTATCCCAGCGGCTTCCGCGAAGTGACCGGCACGCTGCTCGCCCTTGCGGCGGCGCTGCTGTCGCTGCATGGGACGCGGCTCGTCGGCCTGGGCGTCGCCGCCTTCGTGATGTTCCTGTCGGCGACCACGCTCCTGCATCACCGGCAATACCGCTACGCCGCGCCGCTCATCGCGCTGCTATTTGCGCTGATCCCGGTTTCGCTTGCCGGCCCGGTGTGA
- a CDS encoding saccharopine dehydrogenase NADP-binding domain-containing protein — protein sequence MREFDVILFGATGYTGRLVAEHLLKQPGVAWAMAGRSKDKLEQVRKEIDAPASLPLILADADDPASLEAMCRRAKVIVSTAGPYQLYGSNLVAACARTGTDYVDLTGESHWIAQMIAAHEATAKASGARLVFSCGFDSIPFDLGVHFVQEAAKAAFGTYAPRVRGRIRGMAGGLSGGTLASGQATMMAAAKDPKIAETLGNPFALTPGFAGAEQPDGNTPYEDEAVGAWVGPFMMASINTKAVHRTNFLLGHPWGADFRYCEMQMLDGPPKPQAGGLGGFSFGAGGLPKPGEGPSKQERDTGWYDILFVAETADGRSLRAAVKGDRDPGYGSTSKILAEAALALAGVPKTTTPGGCWSPAAAMADALLERLPKKAGLRFALEG from the coding sequence ATGCGGGAATTCGACGTCATCCTGTTCGGCGCGACCGGCTATACCGGCCGGCTGGTGGCGGAGCATCTGCTCAAGCAGCCAGGCGTCGCCTGGGCGATGGCGGGGCGGTCGAAGGACAAGCTCGAACAGGTGCGCAAGGAGATCGATGCGCCGGCCAGCCTGCCGCTGATCCTCGCCGATGCCGACGATCCGGCGTCGCTGGAGGCGATGTGCCGACGCGCCAAGGTGATCGTGTCGACGGCGGGGCCCTATCAGCTCTACGGCTCCAACCTGGTCGCGGCCTGCGCCAGGACCGGCACCGACTATGTCGACCTGACCGGCGAGTCGCATTGGATCGCGCAGATGATCGCGGCGCATGAGGCGACGGCGAAGGCGAGCGGGGCGCGGCTGGTGTTCTCCTGCGGCTTCGATTCGATTCCGTTCGATCTCGGCGTCCATTTCGTCCAGGAGGCGGCGAAGGCGGCCTTCGGCACCTATGCGCCGCGGGTGCGCGGGCGCATCCGCGGCATGGCGGGCGGGCTCTCCGGCGGGACGCTGGCGAGCGGCCAGGCGACGATGATGGCGGCGGCGAAGGATCCGAAGATCGCCGAGACGCTCGGCAATCCCTTCGCGCTGACGCCGGGCTTTGCCGGCGCGGAACAGCCGGACGGCAACACACCCTATGAAGACGAAGCGGTGGGCGCCTGGGTCGGGCCGTTCATGATGGCGTCCATCAACACCAAGGCGGTGCATCGCACCAACTTCCTGCTCGGCCATCCCTGGGGCGCCGATTTCCGCTATTGCGAAATGCAGATGCTGGACGGGCCGCCCAAGCCCCAGGCCGGCGGGCTCGGCGGCTTCAGTTTCGGGGCCGGCGGCCTGCCGAAGCCGGGCGAGGGACCGAGCAAGCAGGAACGCGACACCGGCTGGTACGACATCCTGTTCGTCGCCGAGACGGCGGACGGGCGCAGCCTGCGCGCCGCGGTCAAGGGCGACCGCGATCCGGGCTATGGCTCGACGTCGAAGATCCTCGCCGAAGCGGCGCTGGCGCTGGCGGGCGTGCCGAAGACGACGACGCCCGGCGGCTGCTGGAGCCCGGCCGCGGCGATGGCGGATGCCCTGCTCGAGCGGCTGCCGAAGAAGGCGGGGCTGCGTTTCGCGCTGGAAGGATAA